A genomic window from Nicotiana sylvestris chromosome 11, ASM39365v2, whole genome shotgun sequence includes:
- the LOC104232267 gene encoding UDP-glycosyltransferase 92A1-like has product MEKNKGTILFFPFMAQGHIIPFLTLAFKLEQKKYNIIFVNTPLNIKKLKSSLPLNSSISLLEIPFNSSQHGLPPNTENTDSLPYNLTLHFTTISSCLEPSFRNLVSNLIEKPLCIISDFFFGWSANIAHEFGIFHLIFSGASGFGLACYYSMWLNLPHKKTRNFEFTMPDFQEAGNLEISQLSPSLLAADSNDPYTNFNWKNLTNWMNSDGIILNTVEELDKLGLTYFRRKLKLPVWAIGPIPWPVSSKSRAGKETRDETEKCIKFLDEKEPKSVLYISFGSQSTISASQMMELAKALDNASGVNFIWVVRPPLGFDINMEFRAEEWLSERFVQRVFDDQNRGLIVPKWAPQVEILAHNSIGAFLTHCGWNSVLESLGNGVPLLGWPIAAEQFYNSKFLEQDVGVCVEVVRGNNSQVKYENILEKIELVMGENDKGKEIRRKAIEVKEIIGDAIIDNEDFKGSSIKAMEDFLNAALSMKKMSNGGRIRQEDNMKKMSNGARINGNMLKSQ; this is encoded by the exons ATGGAGAAGAATAAAGGAACAATTCTCTTCTTCCCATTCATGGCACAAGGCCATATTATACCTTTCTTAACCTTAGCCTTCAAATTAGAACAAAAAAAGTACAACATAATTTTTGTAAACACACCACTCAATATCAAGAAACTCAAATCATCTCTACCTTTAAATTCCTCAATTTCtcttcttgaaattccattcaATAGTTCTCAACATGGCTTACCTCCAAATACTGAAAATACTGATTCACTTCCTTATAACCTTACTTTACATTTTACAACAATTTCCTCTTGTCTTGAACCTTCATTTAGAAATCTTGTTTCTAATCTTATTGAAAAACCACTTTGTATTATATCAGACTTTTTTTTTGGTTGGTCAGCAAATATAGCACATGAATTTGGAATATTTCATCTTATTTTTAGTGGGGCTAGTGGTTTTGGTTTGGCATGTTATTATTCTATGTGGCTAAATTTGCCACATAAAAAAACAAGAAATTTTGAGTTTACTATGCCTGATTTTCAAGAAGCTGGAAATCTTGAAATTAGTCAATTGAGTCCAAGTTTATTAGCAGCTGATTCAAATGATCCATATACAAATTTCAACTGGAAAAATCTTACAAATTGGATGAACTCTGATGGGATTATTCTCAATACAGTTGAAGAATTAGACAAGCTTGGGTTAACATATTTTCGTCGAAAATTAAAACTACCAGTTTGGGCCATTGGACCAATACCTTGGCCAGTAAGTAGTAAATCAAGAGCTGGTAAAGAAACAAGGGATGAAACAGAGAAATGCATCAAATTTcttgatgaaaaagaaccaaagTCAGTACTTTACATTTCTTTTGGCTCACAAAGTACAATTTCAGCATCACAAATGATGGAATTAGCAAAAGCATTGGATAATGCTAGTGGAGTAAATTTTATATGGGTTGTTAGACCCCCTTTGGGTTTTGACATTAATATGGAGTTTAGAGCTGAGGAATGGTTGTCTGAGAGGTTTGTTCAACGCGTTTTCGACGATCAAAATCGAGGACTCATAGTACCAAAATGGGCTCCTCAG GTTGAAATCTTGGCTCACAATTCGATTGGAGCGTTCTTGACACATTGTGGATGGAATTCAGTGTTAGAATCACTTGGAAATGGAGTGCCACTACTTGGTTGGCCTATAGCAGCAGAGCAATTCTACAACTCAAAATTCTTGGAACAAGATGTTGGTGTTTGTGTTGAGGTGGTTAGAGGGAATAATTCTCAAGTTAAGTATGAGAATATATTGGAAAAGATTGAGTTGGTTATGGGGGAAAATgataaagggaaagaaattaGAAGGAAAGCTATTGAAGTTAAAGAAATAATAGGAGATGCTATTATAGATAATGAGGATTTTAAAGGATCTTCTATTAAAGCAATGGAAGATTTTCTAAATGCAGCTTTGTCTATGAAGAAAATGTCTAATGGTGGGAGGATAAGACAAGAAGACAATATGAAGAAGATGTCAAATGGTGCAAGGATTAATGGAAATATGTTGAAAAGCCAATAA